In Deinococcus aquaedulcis, one DNA window encodes the following:
- a CDS encoding GNAT family N-acetyltransferase has product MTLPPVPDDLRTPRLWLRRPAVADAPALVAAVNASLPELRRWMHWAQAPLTLEGAQANLHAAAERFETRENLRYHVWNAQGTELLGSSGYHALDWRVPKGEIGYWIATAHTGQGYAQEVAQALTELALGPLAFARLEIRCDPDNTRSARIPQTLGYTLDARFVNDDVRADDPARRRDTLVFSKVGPMADG; this is encoded by the coding sequence ATGACCCTGCCGCCTGTTCCCGACGACCTCCGCACCCCCCGCCTGTGGCTGCGCCGCCCGGCGGTGGCCGACGCCCCGGCGCTGGTGGCGGCCGTGAACGCCTCGCTGCCCGAACTGCGCCGCTGGATGCACTGGGCCCAGGCGCCCCTGACCCTGGAAGGCGCCCAGGCGAACCTGCACGCCGCCGCCGAGCGCTTCGAGACGCGCGAGAACCTGCGCTACCACGTGTGGAACGCCCAGGGCACCGAACTGCTGGGCAGCAGCGGCTACCACGCCCTGGACTGGCGCGTGCCCAAGGGCGAAATCGGCTACTGGATCGCCACGGCGCACACCGGCCAGGGCTACGCCCAGGAGGTCGCGCAGGCCCTGACCGAACTGGCCCTGGGCCCGCTGGCCTTTGCCCGCCTGGAAATCCGCTGCGACCCCGACAACACCCGCAGCGCCCGCATTCCCCAGACCCTGGGCTACACCCTGGACGCCCGCTTCGTGAACGACGACGTGCGCGCCGACGACCCGGCGCGACGGCGAGACACGCTGGTGTTCAGCAAAGTTGGGCCGATGGCGGATGGCTGA
- a CDS encoding VanW family protein, which yields MIRSARMLLPLLTLALAGGAQAQTFKLVFKTTEASIRKGEVRQQAIVKSWALPAAGVKASKKYNKVSSTFTPILNKIEKTLNARKPKPAVFRNVGGSWAAQGQTGWVFDRDATKANLLRAIRSGKGTAQVAFKRIEPARSVQVLAQRGVLWHVASGSSSYAGSPSFREKNILVGASKLDNFFIAPGHVFNFNEEIGQIDASTGFVKGFVISDGTLTKEDGGGICQVSTTIFRALYSAGLPIVERHEHSHRVKYYDPVGFEATVYAPAKNLRMKNDTGAHLFIQASWNKAADTLRFDVFGANTGRQVNISKPVITNFKAPAKPSYTADKSVALGGRRLLDTPAQGMTSVITRTIKVKGKVVSKDTLKSVYEPWGAVYGVNPKDKRLKR from the coding sequence ATGATCCGCTCTGCGCGCATGCTTCTCCCTCTGCTCACGCTGGCCCTGGCGGGCGGCGCGCAGGCCCAGACCTTCAAACTGGTGTTCAAGACCACCGAGGCGTCGATCCGCAAAGGCGAGGTCCGCCAGCAGGCCATCGTCAAATCGTGGGCGCTGCCGGCGGCCGGTGTGAAGGCCAGCAAGAAATACAACAAGGTCAGCAGCACCTTCACGCCCATTCTGAACAAGATCGAAAAGACCCTGAACGCCCGCAAGCCCAAGCCCGCCGTGTTCCGCAACGTGGGCGGCAGCTGGGCCGCCCAGGGCCAGACCGGCTGGGTCTTTGACCGCGACGCCACCAAGGCCAACCTGCTGCGGGCCATCCGCTCGGGCAAGGGCACGGCGCAGGTGGCCTTTAAGCGCATTGAGCCCGCGCGCAGTGTCCAGGTGTTGGCCCAGCGCGGCGTGCTGTGGCATGTGGCTTCGGGCAGCAGCAGCTACGCGGGCAGCCCCAGTTTCCGCGAGAAGAACATTCTGGTGGGCGCCAGCAAGCTCGACAACTTCTTTATTGCCCCGGGGCACGTGTTCAACTTCAACGAGGAAATTGGCCAGATTGACGCCAGCACCGGCTTCGTGAAGGGCTTCGTGATCAGCGACGGCACCCTCACCAAGGAGGACGGCGGCGGCATCTGTCAGGTCAGCACCACCATCTTCCGGGCGCTGTACAGCGCGGGGTTGCCCATCGTGGAGCGCCACGAGCACAGCCACCGCGTCAAGTATTACGACCCCGTGGGCTTTGAAGCCACCGTGTACGCCCCGGCCAAGAACCTGCGCATGAAAAACGACACCGGCGCGCACCTGTTTATCCAGGCCAGCTGGAACAAGGCGGCCGACACCCTGCGCTTTGATGTCTTCGGCGCCAACACCGGGCGGCAGGTGAACATCAGTAAGCCCGTGATCACCAACTTCAAGGCGCCGGCCAAACCCAGCTACACCGCCGACAAGAGCGTGGCCCTGGGCGGGCGCCGCCTGCTGGACACCCCGGCGCAGGGCATGACCAGCGTGATTACCCGCACCATCAAGGTGAAGGGCAAAGTGGTGAGCAAAGACACCCTGAAAAGCGTGTACGAGCCCTGGGGCGCGGTGTACGGCGTGAACCCCAAGGACAAGCGCCTGAAACGATAA
- the purK gene encoding 5-(carboxyamino)imidazole ribonucleotide synthase produces the protein MSAPQATAHPAQPTLGILGGGQLAQMLALAALPLGVRVRVLEPDPGAPARLCAGHLQAPYTDPAGLEGLAGCDAVTLEFENVPLPALAALEGRVPVRPGPGVLARSKHRAHEKEALRAAGVGTAPFVVLEQEADLPGALAQVGGQGLLKTSELGYDGKGQVRVSSPAELDAAWAELGRVPCVLEGLVAFERELSLAVARTATGQVAFGPLVENVHRQGILRTSVFPPAAPPATEARARELARAVAEGWGLEGLLTLEFFQLPGGELLVNEVAPRVHNSGHLTQDGGGVSQFEAQVRAVLGLPLRDWSPLLPCAMVNVVGVAGPDGQPLHPDWAAIDALDGTRVHLYHKAWRAGRKLGHVNLVAPDQATLHARLRELEALIP, from the coding sequence ATGAGCGCCCCACAGGCCACGGCCCACCCCGCACAGCCCACCCTGGGCATCCTGGGCGGCGGCCAGCTGGCGCAGATGCTGGCCCTGGCTGCGCTGCCGCTGGGCGTGCGGGTCAGGGTGCTGGAGCCCGACCCGGGGGCCCCGGCCCGCCTGTGCGCCGGGCACCTGCAGGCGCCCTACACCGACCCGGCTGGCCTGGAAGGGCTGGCGGGGTGCGACGCCGTCACCCTGGAATTTGAAAACGTGCCCCTGCCCGCCCTGGCCGCCCTGGAAGGCCGCGTGCCGGTGCGCCCAGGGCCCGGGGTCCTAGCGCGCAGCAAGCACCGTGCCCATGAAAAGGAAGCCCTGCGCGCGGCTGGGGTGGGCACCGCCCCTTTTGTGGTGCTGGAACAGGAGGCCGATCTACCCGGCGCCCTGGCCCAGGTGGGCGGGCAGGGCCTGCTGAAAACCAGCGAACTGGGCTACGACGGTAAGGGGCAGGTGCGGGTGAGCAGCCCTGCCGAGCTGGACGCCGCCTGGGCCGAACTGGGCCGCGTGCCCTGCGTGCTGGAGGGCCTCGTGGCCTTTGAGCGCGAACTCAGCTTGGCGGTGGCGCGGACGGCAACCGGGCAGGTGGCCTTCGGGCCGCTGGTGGAGAACGTGCACCGCCAGGGCATTCTGCGCACCAGCGTTTTCCCACCGGCCGCCCCACCCGCCACCGAGGCCAGGGCCCGCGAACTGGCCCGCGCCGTGGCCGAGGGCTGGGGCCTGGAAGGGCTGCTGACCCTGGAATTCTTCCAGCTGCCGGGCGGCGAGCTGCTGGTGAACGAAGTGGCCCCGCGCGTGCACAACAGCGGCCACCTCACCCAGGACGGCGGCGGGGTGAGCCAGTTCGAGGCGCAGGTGCGCGCGGTGTTGGGCCTGCCGCTGCGCGACTGGTCGCCGCTGCTGCCCTGCGCGATGGTGAATGTGGTGGGCGTGGCGGGCCCGGACGGCCAGCCGCTGCACCCCGACTGGGCCGCCATTGACGCCCTGGATGGCACAAGGGTGCATCTGTACCACAAGGCGTGGCGGGCCGGGCGCAAGCTGGGCCACGTGAATCTGGTGGCGCCCGATCAGGCCACGTTGCACGCGCGCCTGCGCGAACTGGAAGCCCTGATTCCCTGA
- the purE gene encoding 5-(carboxyamino)imidazole ribonucleotide mutase — MGVVMGSRSDFETMEGALTVLRDLGVPYEVRVLSAHRTPALLPSYGARAERLNLACIIAGAGGAAHLPGMLAAFTRVPVLGVPVQSRALSGKDSLLSIVQMPAGVPVATFAIGAAGAKNAALFAAALLATTDEAVRAHLDAFRAAQTGAVLDDPFFDGHPQAGEA; from the coding sequence GTGGGCGTGGTGATGGGCAGCCGCAGCGATTTCGAGACGATGGAAGGCGCCCTGACCGTGCTGCGTGACCTGGGGGTGCCCTACGAGGTGCGGGTGCTGTCCGCCCACCGCACGCCCGCGCTGCTGCCCAGTTACGGCGCGCGGGCCGAGCGCCTGAATCTCGCCTGCATCATCGCCGGGGCGGGGGGCGCGGCGCACCTGCCGGGCATGCTGGCGGCCTTTACCCGGGTGCCAGTGCTGGGCGTGCCGGTGCAGTCGCGTGCCCTGAGTGGCAAAGACAGTCTGCTGAGCATCGTGCAGATGCCCGCCGGGGTGCCAGTGGCCACCTTTGCAATTGGCGCGGCGGGCGCGAAGAACGCCGCCCTGTTTGCCGCCGCTCTGCTGGCCACCACCGATGAGGCCGTGCGCGCCCACCTGGACGCCTTCCGCGCCGCCCAGACGGGGGCGGTGCTGGACGACCCCTTCTTTGACGGTCACCCCCAGGCGGGCGAGGCATGA
- a CDS encoding glutamate ligase domain-containing protein, producing MAAPPPAPESHWPDYPWLFARTRAGRARGPDGARALLSALGHPERAFASIRVVGTNGKGSTCAMLEAGLQAAGVRTGRFTSPHLHTYEERIRVGGTNLDPARTAAFIAWAKAHAPDAAFFDLTLALACQVFAEKGVEVAVMEAGVGGQSDATQALDRVAAVALTNVGLDHTAVLGETVAAIARDKAGAAQPGVPLLTTAQGEALTVIAEVAQTVGAPLLTPHSHPELFALPRPPALAGAHQAQNAALAAATLRTLGYARGVAAALNAAHPARLERFEHSGKTVLVDGAHNPHATQALALAVPHADVLLFGGLARKDTAATLAPLLAVAPTRVFTAPGDLATPPAELAATFGGEAVPDPAQALARALALTPPDGTLLVAGSLYLAGTVRAQVVPKLA from the coding sequence ATGGCCGCCCCGCCCCCTGCCCCCGAGTCCCATTGGCCCGACTACCCCTGGCTCTTTGCCCGCACCCGCGCGGGCCGCGCCCGGGGCCCGGACGGCGCGCGGGCGCTGCTGTCAGCCCTGGGCCACCCGGAGCGCGCGTTTGCCAGCATCCGCGTGGTGGGCACCAACGGCAAGGGCAGCACCTGCGCCATGCTGGAGGCCGGGCTGCAGGCGGCAGGCGTGCGCACTGGCCGCTTTACCAGCCCGCACCTGCACACCTACGAGGAACGCATTCGGGTGGGCGGCACCAATCTGGACCCGGCGCGCACCGCCGCCTTTATCGCCTGGGCCAAGGCGCACGCCCCCGACGCGGCTTTTTTCGACCTGACCCTGGCCCTGGCCTGCCAGGTGTTTGCCGAGAAGGGGGTGGAGGTGGCGGTGATGGAAGCGGGCGTGGGCGGCCAGAGCGACGCCACCCAGGCCCTGGACCGGGTGGCGGCGGTGGCCCTGACCAATGTGGGCCTGGACCATACGGCGGTGCTGGGTGAGACGGTGGCCGCGATTGCCCGCGACAAAGCGGGCGCGGCCCAGCCCGGCGTGCCCCTGCTGACCACCGCCCAGGGAGAGGCCCTGACCGTGATTGCCGAAGTGGCCCAGACGGTCGGCGCCCCACTGCTGACCCCGCACAGCCACCCTGAACTCTTTGCCCTACCGCGTCCCCCCGCGCTGGCGGGCGCTCACCAGGCGCAGAACGCTGCGCTGGCCGCCGCCACCCTGCGCACCCTGGGCTATGCCAGGGGCGTGGCCGCCGCCCTGAATGCGGCCCACCCCGCACGGCTGGAACGCTTTGAGCACAGCGGCAAGACAGTCCTGGTGGACGGCGCCCACAACCCCCACGCCACCCAGGCCCTGGCCCTGGCCGTGCCCCACGCCGACGTGCTGCTGTTCGGCGGACTGGCCCGCAAGGACACCGCCGCCACCCTGGCCCCACTGCTGGCGGTGGCGCCTACACGGGTCTTTACCGCCCCCGGCGACCTTGCCACGCCCCCTGCCGAATTGGCCGCCACGTTTGGCGGCGAGGCCGTACCCGATCCCGCGCAGGCCCTGGCCCGTGCACTGGCCCTGACGCCACCGGACGGCACGCTGCTGGTGGCCGGGAGCCTCTACCTGGCGGGGACGGTGCGGGCGCAAGTGGTGCCGAAGCTGGCTTGA
- a CDS encoding type II toxin-antitoxin system death-on-curing family toxin, which translates to MHDSILRVSPGRSGVAHPGVIQSATAKATDSAFAEDAYATLFTKVAAIGYTLAHDHGFSDGNKRTALQVMLLTLKRNGLQASPSEREAATNTMMVAMGRLDVAGLRVALMLWCGIDPADAEA; encoded by the coding sequence GTGCACGACAGCATTCTCAGGGTGTCCCCAGGCCGCTCCGGGGTGGCGCACCCGGGCGTGATTCAAAGCGCGACGGCCAAAGCCACGGACAGCGCGTTTGCCGAGGACGCTTACGCCACCCTCTTCACGAAAGTCGCCGCTATTGGCTACACCCTGGCCCATGACCATGGGTTCAGTGACGGCAACAAACGCACGGCGCTTCAGGTCATGCTGCTGACACTGAAACGCAATGGGCTGCAGGCCAGCCCCAGCGAGCGGGAGGCCGCCACCAACACCATGATGGTGGCGATGGGCCGGCTGGACGTGGCCGGGCTGCGGGTAGCCCTGATGCTCTGGTGCGGGATTGACCCGGCCGATGCCGAAGCCTGA
- a CDS encoding nuclear transport factor 2 family protein, whose translation MTYAPDGSTTQRFMAALQTAENTRQLDDLLALHAPEVTLRNLSAHSWQGLDGAREFWQTYLDNFAQVHSEFSRSHEEGGLGVMEWETTGQLAGGRDVAYRGVSLIDVQDGRVTAFRTYYDSAAFVAPAAE comes from the coding sequence ATGACGTACGCCCCGGACGGCAGCACCACCCAACGCTTTATGGCCGCGCTTCAGACCGCCGAGAACACCCGGCAGTTGGACGACCTGCTGGCCCTACACGCCCCAGAGGTCACGCTGCGTAACCTGAGCGCGCACAGCTGGCAGGGCCTGGACGGCGCGCGCGAGTTCTGGCAGACCTACCTCGACAACTTCGCGCAGGTACACAGTGAATTCTCCCGCAGCCACGAGGAAGGCGGCCTGGGCGTGATGGAGTGGGAAACCACCGGGCAACTGGCTGGCGGGCGTGACGTGGCTTACCGGGGCGTGAGCCTGATTGACGTGCAGGACGGCCGCGTGACGGCCTTCCGCACCTACTACGACAGCGCGGCGTTCGTGGCCCCGGCAGCGGAATAG
- the rlmB gene encoding 23S rRNA (guanosine(2251)-2'-O)-methyltransferase RlmB: MLLYGRNPVLEALREGRVSEVLVARGVEEALVAQLKATGVRLRFAPRIELDQLAGTTAHQGLLAEVEDLAWGSVDDILDLAEQRGEDLLIVLLDGITDPRNFGAIIRSAEVLGAHGVVVEERRSAPLSPVVAKTAAGATSYLPVAQTKNLPRLIDALKKEGVWVYGAAGEAAQDVRQLDFSGKVALVIGAEGEGMRRLVREKCDALVSIPVRGRVQSLNASVAAGILLFEITRGRA, encoded by the coding sequence ATGTTGCTGTACGGGCGGAATCCGGTGCTAGAGGCGCTTCGCGAGGGGCGCGTGAGTGAGGTCCTGGTCGCGCGGGGCGTGGAAGAGGCGCTGGTGGCGCAGCTCAAGGCCACGGGGGTCCGGCTGCGCTTTGCGCCGCGCATTGAACTGGACCAGCTGGCGGGCACCACCGCCCACCAGGGCCTGCTGGCCGAAGTCGAGGACCTGGCGTGGGGCAGCGTGGACGACATTCTGGACCTGGCCGAGCAGCGCGGCGAGGACCTGCTGATCGTACTGCTGGACGGCATTACCGATCCGCGCAACTTTGGCGCGATCATCCGCAGCGCCGAGGTGCTGGGTGCGCACGGCGTGGTGGTGGAAGAGCGCCGCAGCGCGCCCCTTTCGCCGGTGGTCGCCAAGACCGCCGCCGGGGCCACCAGTTACCTGCCCGTGGCCCAGACGAAGAACCTGCCCCGCCTGATTGACGCCCTGAAAAAAGAGGGGGTGTGGGTCTATGGCGCGGCCGGCGAGGCCGCCCAGGACGTGCGCCAGCTGGATTTCAGCGGCAAGGTGGCCCTGGTGATCGGGGCTGAGGGCGAGGGCATGCGACGCCTGGTGCGCGAAAAATGCGACGCCCTGGTGAGCATTCCGGTGCGCGGGCGGGTGCAGAGCCTGAACGCCTCGGTGGCGGCCGGCATTCTGCTGTTTGAAATCACCCGGGGCCGCGCGTGA
- a CDS encoding aldose 1-epimerase — MTAGPGPVHTLRSEHLTLEVLPGLGASVLNLRAAAGVPVLRAVDPGTVQTSSQCASFLLLPYSNRIRDARFSFGGQEVQLRPTTKNGLAQHGDVRNRPWRVAEASASHLRATFDSRDFADVNWPWAFTAAVDYRLHGPHLDTTVSLVNADTRPMPAGLGLHPYFARQAGAGGVDPTLDVDAELLYDTDERQLPLGAARPVTPAEDFRRPVPVGERQIDATYTAWNGVARLDWGRRALTITADNVYSHLVVFTAPDGSLALEPVSHATDALNLAPRGVDGTDLRVLSPGQTLAGTVRFTLEGDWSGE, encoded by the coding sequence GTGACCGCCGGACCCGGGCCAGTGCACACCCTGCGCAGCGAGCACTTGACGCTGGAGGTGCTGCCGGGCCTGGGCGCCAGCGTGCTGAACCTGCGCGCGGCGGCCGGGGTGCCCGTGCTGCGCGCAGTAGACCCCGGCACCGTGCAGACCAGCAGCCAGTGCGCCAGCTTTCTGCTGTTGCCCTACAGCAACCGCATCCGCGACGCCCGCTTTTCGTTCGGGGGCCAGGAGGTGCAGCTGCGGCCCACCACCAAAAATGGGCTGGCCCAGCACGGCGACGTGCGCAACCGGCCCTGGCGGGTGGCCGAAGCCAGCGCCTCGCACCTGCGCGCCACCTTTGATAGCCGCGACTTTGCCGACGTGAACTGGCCCTGGGCCTTTACCGCTGCCGTGGACTACCGCCTGCACGGCCCGCACCTCGACACCACCGTCAGCCTTGTGAATGCCGACACCCGGCCCATGCCGGCCGGACTAGGCCTGCACCCGTACTTTGCCCGGCAGGCGGGTGCCGGGGGCGTAGACCCCACGCTGGATGTGGACGCCGAACTGCTCTACGACACCGATGAACGCCAGTTGCCCCTGGGGGCCGCGCGGCCGGTCACCCCGGCCGAGGACTTCCGCCGTCCCGTGCCCGTGGGTGAGCGCCAGATTGACGCCACCTACACCGCCTGGAATGGCGTGGCGCGGCTGGATTGGGGCCGCCGGGCCCTGACCATCACCGCCGACAACGTGTATTCGCACCTCGTGGTGTTCACGGCGCCGGACGGCAGCCTGGCCTTAGAGCCGGTCTCGCACGCCACCGACGCCCTCAATCTGGCCCCGCGCGGCGTGGACGGCACCGACCTGCGCGTACTGAGCCCGGGGCAGACCCTGGCCGGCACCGTGCGTTTCACGCTAGAGGGCGACTGGTCGGGCGAGTAA
- a CDS encoding S1C family serine protease, which produces MRASPWLPVLLLLALAAYLLPDANLPFAPPAPVTQGTLPAPPRALPAQTQALFERSRPATVRVESVNPDTRNAGIGTGFFISASGQVLTAYHVVSGGRLFQVRTLSGESYPARVTAFDANNDVALLTVRGGEGFPFLKLATRAPRVGETVLAIGNSGGDFLQPRRGQLLRLNAASARADFPGGTLEMTAPLAPGDSGGPILDGNGQAIGVVSYISVDGSGQTRRSYAVPVVEGNELIAALRGGEKRDVPVVGLFFDALHSGLTDPPGGVVDAVARRSPAERAGLRGSVRDREQNLVSLGDVIVRVNGERTRDANAVINAIRRLKIGETVVLTYLRGEETREARMTLVPRATVPDLP; this is translated from the coding sequence GTGCGCGCCTCGCCTTGGCTTCCGGTTCTGCTGCTGCTGGCGCTGGCCGCCTACCTGCTGCCAGACGCCAATCTGCCCTTCGCGCCGCCCGCCCCGGTGACGCAGGGGACCCTGCCGGCCCCGCCGCGCGCGCTGCCGGCCCAGACGCAGGCGCTGTTCGAGCGCAGCCGCCCCGCCACCGTGCGTGTGGAAAGCGTGAACCCCGATACCCGCAACGCCGGCATTGGCACCGGCTTTTTTATCAGCGCGAGCGGGCAGGTGCTCACGGCCTACCACGTGGTCAGCGGGGGGCGGCTGTTTCAGGTGCGCACCCTGTCGGGCGAGTCCTACCCGGCGCGGGTGACCGCCTTCGATGCCAACAACGATGTGGCGCTGCTGACGGTGCGCGGCGGCGAGGGCTTTCCCTTCCTGAAGCTGGCCACCCGGGCGCCGCGCGTGGGCGAGACGGTGCTGGCCATTGGCAACAGCGGCGGCGATTTCCTGCAGCCGCGCCGGGGCCAGCTGCTGCGCTTGAACGCGGCCTCGGCCCGCGCCGATTTTCCGGGGGGCACCCTGGAGATGACCGCGCCCCTGGCCCCCGGCGACAGCGGCGGCCCCATTCTGGACGGTAACGGGCAGGCGATTGGCGTGGTGAGCTACATCAGCGTGGACGGCAGCGGGCAGACACGGCGCAGTTACGCGGTGCCGGTGGTGGAAGGCAACGAGCTGATCGCTGCCCTGCGGGGCGGCGAGAAACGCGACGTACCGGTGGTGGGTCTGTTCTTCGACGCCCTGCACAGCGGCCTGACCGACCCGCCGGGCGGCGTGGTGGACGCAGTGGCCCGCCGCAGCCCCGCCGAGCGCGCCGGTTTGCGCGGCAGTGTGCGGGACCGCGAGCAGAATCTGGTGAGTCTGGGCGACGTGATCGTGCGGGTGAACGGCGAACGCACCCGTGACGCCAACGCCGTCATTAACGCCATTCGGCGCCTGAAGATTGGCGAAACGGTGGTCTTGACCTACCTGCGGGGTGAAGAAACCCGCGAGGCCCGCATGACCCTGGTGCCGCGCGCCACCGTGCCGGACCTGCCCTGA
- a CDS encoding EVE domain-containing protein — MRFWLLKSEPEVFGYPDLERAGREPWNGVRNYQARNFLREMAAGDLCLFYHSATMPPGVAGVARVVRAAYPDNLQFDPQSPYLDPKATPEAPRWSMVDVAPVQALARLVTLDDLRGLSTWADSPLLARGSRLSVLPVSPEQFEAALQAADTALAHLPGPPPPPAL; from the coding sequence ATGCGTTTCTGGCTGCTGAAATCGGAACCCGAGGTCTTTGGCTACCCGGACCTTGAACGGGCCGGGCGCGAGCCCTGGAACGGGGTGCGCAATTATCAGGCCCGCAACTTCCTGCGCGAGATGGCCGCCGGCGACCTGTGCCTCTTTTACCACTCGGCAACCATGCCGCCGGGGGTGGCAGGCGTGGCGCGGGTGGTGCGCGCGGCCTACCCGGACAACCTGCAGTTTGACCCCCAGAGCCCCTACCTGGACCCCAAAGCCACCCCGGAAGCCCCGCGCTGGAGCATGGTTGATGTGGCCCCGGTCCAGGCCCTGGCGCGGCTGGTCACACTGGATGACCTGCGGGGCCTGTCCACCTGGGCGGATTCGCCGCTGCTGGCACGTGGATCACGCCTGAGCGTGCTGCCGGTCAGCCCCGAGCAGTTTGAGGCGGCGCTACAGGCCGCCGACACGGCGCTGGCCCATTTGCCTGGACCACCCCCCCCGCCGGCCCTTTGA
- a CDS encoding PIG-L deacetylase family protein, giving the protein MSPGLKLLLIVPHPDDEVYGAAGTLMTHLAADEPCGLVTLTRGEAGRTLGLCDSPEALARMREVELAACLDVIGLTRHPGSVFEHHHFPDKYLQDQPFAPLVDTAREAMIRLRPEIVLTFPPNGSNGHPDHVTTHRAVKAAWDALPPQERPQLWYYASDVPPEHEALRAEWLPPNVRHDVSAHVTRKLQAIACHRTQALSTVDFIRKFPQRITEETFHAVGLGETGA; this is encoded by the coding sequence ATGAGCCCTGGCCTGAAACTCCTCTTGATCGTGCCGCACCCCGACGACGAGGTGTACGGCGCCGCTGGCACCCTGATGACGCATCTGGCGGCCGACGAGCCGTGCGGTCTGGTGACCCTGACCCGGGGCGAGGCCGGGCGCACCCTGGGCCTGTGCGACTCACCCGAAGCCCTGGCCCGCATGCGCGAAGTGGAACTGGCCGCCTGCCTGGACGTGATTGGCCTGACGCGCCACCCGGGCAGCGTTTTTGAGCACCACCACTTTCCCGACAAGTATCTGCAGGACCAGCCCTTTGCGCCGCTGGTGGACACGGCGCGCGAGGCCATGATCCGCCTGCGCCCCGAAATCGTGCTGACCTTTCCCCCCAACGGCAGCAACGGCCACCCCGACCACGTGACCACACACCGCGCCGTCAAGGCCGCCTGGGACGCGCTGCCACCCCAGGAACGCCCCCAGCTGTGGTACTACGCCAGCGACGTACCGCCCGAGCACGAAGCCCTGCGCGCCGAGTGGCTCCCGCCGAATGTGCGCCACGATGTCAGCGCGCACGTGACCCGCAAGCTGCAGGCCATCGCCTGCCACCGCACCCAGGCCCTGAGCACCGTGGACTTTATTCGTAAGTTCCCCCAGCGCATCACGGAAGAGACCTTCCACGCCGTGGGCCTGGGGGAAACCGGGGCCTAA